A genomic region of Plasmodium cynomolgi strain B DNA, chromosome 5, whole genome shotgun sequence contains the following coding sequences:
- a CDS encoding hypothetical protein (putative), translating into MRTVLLSGPFIPEINVGYNVQANGVSINFLKDPFCFRDKTMKIGGRTIGEGAPYEDGLAYEDDLTYEDGLEYEDDLAYENGLAYENGLPRKSSRFPHDESTNKTEEVKNASLHDDKMKYTLKSAERARIFEMPKLDIKKKYTVQTN; encoded by the exons ATGCGAACTGTCCTGTTGAGCGGCCCATTCATCCCTGAAATTAACGTCGGGTACAACGTGCAGGCGAATGGGGTCAGCATTAACTTCTTAAAAGACCCCTTTTGCTTCAGGGACAAGACGATGAAAATC GGTGGACGAACAATTGGAGAAGGTGCGCCATATGAAGATGGCTTAGCATATGAGGATGACTTAACATATGAAGATGGCTTAGAATATGAGGATGACTTAGCATATGAGAATGGCTTAGCATATGAGAATGGCTTACCACGCAAGAGCTCTCGTTTCCCGCATGACGAATCTACCAACAAAACCGAGGAAGTGAAGAATGCCTCTCTCCATGACGACAAAATGAAGTATACTCTGAAAAGCGCAGAAAGGGCAAGGATCTTCGAAATGCCAAAGctggatataaaaaaaaaatacacagtCCAGACGAATTAA
- a CDS encoding hypothetical protein (putative), whose product MLSKYRNSKRKRKTAHTKMNYTKKASFKTSPFMGFTKEKAIAENPKIHASIREKQLKIAELMLYRKNDNVVKKNVNFLPPEKKETEEKDDVDKTKRFSISNASIAESLNKKLFGNRSNWNSRSKTSPYIYKSKSGEKLSILSKYRSTCSHKEDSSITNKVNESHKENLKEFLRMKSCAYSAKSIFFAQKKLSDISKKSYSADRIVSLNSQKSGEEVDACRRGISLMQSLGGGPTNTDAAGESGYNLDDGSYWNLNEDMSNGENSDSDDKCAGDHEYNALSSHPGDNQGNKPKRNELKKSKNESPTYKSTRSYGFFKSRKSANPSPSDENKAKDKKRRINSFFNFLNLKKRYIKRKNDLQAKNDKKKKNTSKEEEEMNCPSSDREKSSSSHPSKKNIKSFFCVK is encoded by the exons atgttGAGCAAGTACAGGAATTCCAAACGCAAGCGTAAAACCGCACATACGAAAATGAATTACACAAAGAAGGCGTCATTTAAAACATCCCCCTTCATGG GGTTTACTAAAGAAAAGGCAATTGCGGAAAACCCCAAGATCCACGCATCCATAAGGGAAAAGCAACTaa AAATTGCCGAGTTAATGCTTTACAGGAAAAACGACAatgtggtgaaaaaaaatgtcaactTCCTCCCGccagaaaagaaagagacTGAGGAAAAGGACGATGtagataaaacaaaaagattTAGCATATCCAACGCATCGATAGCCGAAAGtctgaacaaaaaattatttggcaATCGTTCTAACTGGAACAGTAGGAGCAAGACTTCACCTTATATCTACAAAAGcaaaagtggggaaaaattGTCTATATTAAGCAAATACAGAAGTACATGTTCGCATAAAGAAGATTCGAGCATTACTAATAAAGTGAATGAAAGTCACAAGGAGAACCTGAAGGAGTTTCTGCGAATGAAAAGTTGTGCATATTCCgcaaaaagtattttttttgcgcaaaaaaagttAAGTGATATATCCAAGAAAAGCTATTCTGCGGACAGAATAGTTTCCTTGAATTCGCAAAAATCAGGGGAGGAAGTAGATGCCTGCAGGAGGGGCATATCATTAATGCAAAGTTTAGGCGGTGGTCCTACAAACACGGATGCTGCTGGCGAGAGTGGTTACAACCTGGACGATGGGAGTTATTGGAATCTTAATGAGGACATGAGTAATGGGGAGAATAGTGACAGTGATGACAAATGCGCTGGTGACCACGAGTATAATGCTCTCAGCTCTCACCCTGGGGACAACCAGGGCAATAAGCCCAAAAGgaacgaattaaaaaaaagcaaaaatgaatccCCTACGTATAAGAGTACACGTTCTTACGGGTTCTTTAAAAGCCGAAAAAGTGCAAATCCGTCACCAAGTGACGAGAACAAAGcgaaagacaaaaaaaggagaatcaattctttttttaattttttaaacctaaaaaaaaggtatattaaaagaaaaaatgacctTCAGgccaaaaatgacaaaaaaaagaaaaacacttctaaggaggaggaagaaatgaacTGCCCTAGTTCAGATAGAGAGAAGTCTTCAAGTTCCCACccaagtaaaaaaaacataaaatcctttttttgcgttaaGTGA
- a CDS encoding GTP-binding protein (putative), whose amino-acid sequence MIIVCKAILIAATICYHVALSLVRQNRIDRNALLYVKEYAPSFSHNSKKEKRVKCVKGINGGKKKWNAPLRMTNEKESDKTGKSSTPVESVKFYGFSRIYEHFKLNKNESGVGRGDSHQSSEAVSSSTANNIADNIADNITDNVADSGTGEAPQPSSDLVKEQSNNLLVKDDPNRIQRMKFEETQDYSSIFKEREKKAHIKTYVANIFQKLPKFKDNIKVIKDALLYLKFIEKGNLYLIKNVDRRTVNAEPYVDLDKEGGSKNASSKRGTKKGTKKDKIKLELTSIYNNINKEKHTKKRICKECCIKVDLYTKMLSRPLNNIYNVHKNLKKYLHPFQYSLYENAITNFYKEGEAPNSLSDVLNNILQVRKLITLTGKTYAGQMKYLKTCREIFSKLNEAIVDLNIILQSGRKWLDVYNSYIKRVRKIKYIDITKPAISIIGCTNVGKSSVLNSITNAKSKVADYNFTTKEFNLGHYSFTNQNDVFTTQIMDLPGLINRPEEKRNLMEKLSLSSLKNIPSAVDIRYYLRGLFPFRPWIDVVTKADLTTWDEINLPKDIKENALFISTEDTNSLLPLRQRINEVTFKLTDFLAKHTMEP is encoded by the exons atgataatcgTATGCAAGGCCATCCTAATAGCAGCAACCATTTGTTACCACGTAGCTCTTTCCCTTGTCAGACAAAACCGAATCGATAGAAACGCTCTGCTTTATGTTAAGGAGTACGCCCCTTCGTTCTCTCACAattccaaaaaggaaaaacgcgtaaaatgtgtaaaaggaataaacggggggaagaaaaaatggaacgccCCCTTGCGCATGACGAACGAGAAAGAAAGCgacaaaacgggaaaaagTAGTACCCCCGTGGAGAGCGTAAAATTTTACGGTTTTTCCCGCATTTATGAGCACTtcaaattgaataaaaatgagtcAGGTGTTGGTAGGGGTGACTCACATCAGTCCAGCGAGGCTGTCAGTAGTAGCACTGCCAACAACATCGCTGACAACATCGCGGACAACATCACTGACAACGTCGCGGACAGCGGCACTGGGGAGGCCCCCCAACCCAGCAGCGACCTTGTGAAGGAACAAAGCAACAACCTGCTAGTCAAAGATGACCCGAACCGAATCCAAAGAATGAAGTTCGAAGAGACGCAAGACTACAGCAGCATATTCaaagagagggaaaaaaaggcccaCATCAAAACATACGTCGCGAACATCTTCCAGAAATTGCCCAAATTTAAGGACAACATAAAGGTAATTAAAGACGCACTGCTGTACCTAAAGTTTATAGAAAAGGGAAAtctatatttaattaaaaacgtGGACAGAAGAACTGTGAATGCAGAACCATACGTCGATTTGGATAAGGAAGGGGGGTCCAAAAATGCCAGCTCCAAAAGAGGCACGAAAAAGGGCAccaaaaaggacaaaatcaAGCTAGAACTTACCAGCATTTACaacaatataaataaagaaaaacacacgaaaaaaagaatctgCAAAGAATGCTGCATTAAGGTGGATCTATACACAAAGATGCTCTCCCGACCATTGAACAACATCTACAATGTGCACAAAAATCTAAAGAAATATCTACACCCATTTCAGTACAGCCTATATGAAAATGCAATAACAAATTTCTacaaagagggagaagcacccAACTCGTTAAGTGACGTCCTTAATAACATTTTACAAGTTAGAAAATTAATAACTCTCACGGGTAAAACATACGCAGGACAAATGAAGTACCTAAAAACTTGCAGAGAAATTTTCTCAAAACTGAACGAAGCTATCGTAGATCTTAACATCATCTTACAGTCAGGAAGGAAATGGCTAGATGTTTACAACTCGTACATTAAACGtgttagaaaaattaaatatatagacATTACCAAACCAGCCATTTCCATCATAGGGTGCACAAATGTAGGGAAAAGCAGTGTCCTCAATTCTATCACCAATGCAAAGTCTAAGGTAGCTGATTATAATTTCACCACTAAGGAATTTAATTTAGGCCACTATTCCTTTACCAACCAAAATGATGTATTCACAACACAAATTATGGACCTTCCAGGATTAATTAATCGACCTGAAGAGAAAAGAAACCTTATGGAGAAACTCTCTCTTTcctcattaaaaaatattccatcAGCa GTAGACATTCGCTACTACCTCAGGGGGTTGTTTCCCTTCAGACCTTGGATTGATGTTGTCACAAAGGCGGACTTAACTACCTGGGATGAAATTAACCTACCGAAAgatattaaagaaaatgctCTGTTCATCTCAACGGAAGATACAAATTCGCTACTCCCCCTTCGGCAGAGAATCAACGAAGTGACATTTAAGTTAACCGACTTTTTAGCGAAGCATACGATGGAGCCATGA
- a CDS encoding RNA binding protein (putative), whose amino-acid sequence MTPNDLASESSDADGCSKTRESQNDETEKKNIDSASKGSEVEDNCERREKRDRSSSCESYSPEKKKLCCCHEKGTSKCSSKSGKSGSTPKVKNSDTLSTGINECANSSENINEPFKFFIGGIPQNISNKYLTEYFEKYGPVQNVVIAQDHETKRNRGFAFVTMSSQINKDKILIDTHELNGKRVDVREENNTIPSDIQRKIFVGGLNYYWTKDTLESYFSAFGEIDVVQIVLDSSGRSRCFGFVVFANESSVAKVLKHRRHKIYDKMVEVRKAEPKKPKMAMKRQHSKRFQNMPDFYPNYGFYPNSMENSHPPDYNN is encoded by the exons ATGACTCCCAATGATCTTGCGAGTGAATCAAGTGACGCTGACGGATGTTCCAAAACGAGGGAGtcccaaaatgatgaaactgagaaaaaaaacatagacAGTGCATCCAAAGGCAGTGAGGTGGAGGACAATTGTGAGCGCAGAGAAAAACGGGATAGAAGTTCATCTTGCGAGTCGTACAGTCCAG aaaaaaagaagctgtGTTGTTGTCACGAAAAAGGTACCTCCAAGTGCTCCAGCAAATCCGGAAAAAGTGGCTCAACGCCTAAGGTGAAGAATTCGGATACGCTAAGCACAG GAATAAACGAATGTGCAAACAGCTCGGAGAACATAAATGAAccctttaaattttttatcggTGGTATTCCACAGAACATCTCAAATAAG TACCTAACAGAATACTTCGAAAAATACGGACCCGTGCAGAATGTGGTCATCGCACAAGACCACGAAACGAAGAGAAACAGGGGATTTGCGTTTGTTACAATGTCATctcaaataaataaagataaaatccTAATA GACACGCATGAACTCAACGGGAAGAGAGTGGACGTTCGTGAGGAGAATAACACGATACCCTCAGACATCCAGCGTAAAATATTCGTAGGAGGACTGAACTACTACTGGACTAAGGACACTCTAGAGAG CTACTTTTCCGCCTTCGGCGAAATCGATGTAGTTCAAATTGTGTTGGATTCTTCGGGCAGATCCCGATGTTTTGGCTTTGTGGTCTTTGCAAATGAATCGTCCGTGGCCAAAGTTCTGAAGCATAGGCGGCACAAAATTTAC GACAAGATGGTCGAGGTTAGAAAAGCGGAGCCCAAAAAGCCCAAGATGGCCATGAAACGGCAACACAGCAAAAG ATTTCAAAACATGCCGGATTTTTATCCGAACTACGGCTTCTATCCCAACTCGATGGAAAACTCGCATCCGCCAGATTATAACAACTAG
- a CDS encoding hypothetical protein (putative), whose product MKHAFLLILFFLLLFIAQHDITSCFQLKTTPFFLNNQKFTSYTQKGSNKRAILRLEKSFCAHGNSLKRSNVDKSDVYENVEKFVTNSHFSSRSENDSANAKNLDRFTSSFASSPDVWNEVVIDDMNSKDVTHLTKFLYAEYKRAFASIAEKRNNADNTFNSEKIKSLFLSVGSVAIDNMNTDEFFKHLESYSLLLKWCKDNYVSFSFIKNEIGNIMNTIIKHSQNYLHDKHICDRMKNEFVNMHDLIKDIKKNDAIKMNIKSFFSVLSTNVVLNNNYVFHFLTEIFSALNLLIRDNPDLIHHYEYIINPHFFFISIFSLYSYNLSQARFYYVMLLIHNQINLDNVKENVAKYDDTLNYSEYKNHILNTIFEKEKKECEYIKGVIANSKKGGSTIVERKNEMHNESLNKDPSDEKEGKDAILNDEEESLVKGCKHVLFKELYDNVFIKVLLFYVFFFFSDHYFCTLILLNFKNSIKDRKKDGRLLQIVNYLFSVLLDSLYPVRDYSNIILLLSLYKNNFNALDDKSLSAVKKIFNAVVDDNMLEETSGEISKLLLDISESIKSVENEKNRMNKNITSNSNESKNVGEQLYTNNTILKEGGSKEEIAKFDGDRVTEQNRESETQIVEHKDATVNDSNSMKDKFNKYLLRLLKNKAYDKIERLEKRDNLYVNNKTYSLFIQSFLSNHKYDRVYKVYKKMKMKKNIPIKYLNAKNLIHSFKNCNIDKGHVLNELQLISKSYLYFSKDCYFVLTKTMLYKHMCDYLKKKCDMKLMIDIFNFNELLKYFIKFKSFINIKKLYFLLLKYSYIKTYKTYVILIRFFNNLNYESEKGIAQEEVRPVIEGAAEGSSVECVKEDASAAKDLKCPFEKNIEIYNDIVNLRKNKLSYYIFQGINSDEDFNLYNKVYEIAKKDKYDMSLFILSNFITEYIFMDYGSDDIVESELTNVNNILNIFFEAINLFFHKENYRITVNIFFFLLLFLNYYVTRYTKKDLKYSIFLKKNILNFFLSNNYEAIKVNSDDVYSYVPHFILRTVSVSVNHLKNAHKLKEIILAERNFDLSDFSKNVILAPAVNCKNIMSIFLLLKNNLIMCDKTMEKDLYDKQKSNNNKVTQNVSVHAKGRNYLYRDVIEKNYSEQNGSTEQSAAPSTTYSDVANVFVKLKYTIGSDSISEDSLKGFLFNKLRIHVNRKNTDALITTLRDIFFTYNNIIYLNSRDFLNIYEKLSCVYDSVLAFLTIIFFLESRRNVKEGTAATVTAATATATAMDIIALPGGHPVGSGTKEVNFHEYISMLKAMDKAYFKDILNSPTVCKLLKKYENFIHMCLYFDLNKKKVGNVTTLLDVSRKCDIRVSTETLIDVFSLYFERKMNDLIFKEFESFSRSGGTTNFELYYTVMKAAFFEENAKVALNVLNDVLKLFDIRRVPLNFFEGILLILKKKGNTKIYISPLTGYTGS is encoded by the exons ATGAAACATGCTTTCcttctaattttatttttccttttgttatTCATAGCACAACATGATATTACATCATGCTTCCAATTAAAAACTACACCTTTCTTTCTTAATAACCAAAAATTTACGTCATACACACAAAAGGGCAGCAATAAAAGGGCAATCCTTAGATTAGAAAAATCGTTTTGTGCCCATGGAAATTCCTTAAAAAGGTCAAACGTCGATAAGAGCGATGTGTatgaaaatgtagaaaagtTCGTTACAAATAGTCACTTCTCTAGCAGAAGTGAAAATGATAGTGCCAATGCCAAGAACCTAGATAGATTCACTTCTAGTTTTGCGTCAAGTCCAGATGTGTGGAATGAAGTAGTCATAGACGATATGAACAGCAAAGATGTTACACacttaacaaaatttttgtatgcaGAATATAAAAGAGCATTTGCGTCCATTGctgaaaagagaaataatgCAGACAACACCTTCAActctgaaaaaataaaatcgttGTTTCTTTCCGTTGGGTCCGTTGCAATTGATAACATGAATAcagatgaattttttaagcatttaGAAAGCTATTCTCTTTTGCTAAAATGGTGCAAAGATAATTATGTCTCTTTtagttttattaaaaatgaaatcggAAATATAATGAATACAATCATAAAGCACTCCCAGAATTATCTACATGACAAGCACATATGTGACAGgatgaaaaatgaatttgTAAATATGCACGATCTCataaaagatataaaaaagaatgatgcaataaaaatgaatattaaaAGTTTCTTTTCTGTGTTAAGCACCAACGTGGTTTTGAATAACAATTATGTATTTCATTTCCTAACAGAAATATTCTCAGCGTTGAATTTGCTAATACGAGATAACCCAGATTTAATTCATCATTATGAGTACATAATAAATCcccatttcttctttataagtattttttccctgtatTCTTATAATTTAAGCCAAGCTCGTTTTTATTACGTAATGCTATTAATTCATAATCAAATAAATTTGGACAATGTAAAGGAAAATGTTGCGAAATATGATGATACCTTAAATTATAGTGAGTACAAGAACCATATACTTAACACCATTtttgagaaagaaaaaaaggaatgtgaatatattaaaGGGGTTATTGCAAATAGCAAAAAAGGTGGTAGCACTATtgtggaaaggaaaaacgagATGCATAATGAAAGCTTAAATAAGGACCCAAGCGAtgagaaggaaggaaaagacGCTATATTAAATGATGAAGAGGAGTCGTTAGTCAAGGGGTGCAAACATGTACTATTTAAAGAACTATATGACAATGTCTTCATAAaagttttattattttatgttttcttttttttcagtgaTCACTATTTTTGCactcttattttattaaattttaagaatTCTATAAAGGACCGAAAGAAGGACGGTCGCTTGTTGCaaattgttaattatttattttctgtgTTGCTAGATAGTTTATACCCAGTACGAGATTATTCTAATATAATCTTGCTTTTAAgtttatataaaaacaattttaacgCACTTGATGATAAAAGTTTAAGTGctgtgaagaaaatttttaatgcaGTTGTAGATGACAATATGCTGGAAGAAACTTCTGGCGAGATATCTAAATTACTCTTAGATATTAGCGAATCGATTAAAAGTGTGGAGAATGAAAAGAATCGCATGAATAAAAACATTACAAGCAATTCTAATGAGAGCAAAAATGTCGGGGAGCAGTTATACACGAATAACACAATTTTGAAGGAGGGCGGCAGTAAGGAAGAAATTGCCAAATTCGACGGCGATCGGGTCACTGAACAAAATAGGGAATCAGAGACTCAGATCGTGGAACATAAAGACGCAACTGTAAACGATTCGAATAGCATGAAAGACAAGTTTAACAAATATCTGCTGCGTCTGCTGAAAAACAAAGCGTATGACAAAATTGAACGCTTAGAAAAAAGAgataatttatatgtaaataacaaaacataTAGTTTGTTTATTCAGTCCTTTTTGAGCAACCATAAATATGATCGAGTGTACAAGGTTtacaaaaagatgaaaatgaagaagaatattcctataaaatatttaaatgcaaaaaatttgatacACAGTTTTAAGAATTGTAATATAGACAAAGGGCACGTGCTGAATGAATTACAACTAATTAGTAAATcttacttatatttttctaaagaCTGCTATTTCGTACTGACGAAAACGATGCTGTACAAGCATATGTGCgattacttaaaaaaaaaatgtgacatgAAATTAATGATCgatatttttaactttaatgaacttttaaaatatttcataaaatttaaaagctttattaatataaaaaagttatatttCCTTCTACTCAAGTATTCGTACATTAAAACGTACAAAACTTACGTGATATTGATAAGATTTTTTAACAACCTGAATTATGAATCTGAGAAGGGAATCGCGCAGGAAGAGGTAAGGCCGGTGATCGAAGGCGCAGCGGAGGGATCCTCAGTAGAATGTGTAAAAGAAGACGCAAGCGCAGCGAAGGACTTGAAATGCCCTTTTGAGAAAAACATCGAAATTTACAACGATATAGTAAATCTAAGAAAGAACAAGCTGtcttattatattttccaagGGATCAATTCGGATGAggattttaatttatataataaagttTACGAAATTGCGAAGAAAGATAAATATGACATGAGTTTGTTTATCTTAAGTAATTTTATCACggagtatatttttatggatTATGGTTCGGATGACATAGTAGAAAGTGAATTGACGAACGTGAATAACATactgaacatatttttcgaGGCCATAAATCTGTTTTTTCACAAAGAGAACTACAGAATAactgtaaatatatttttcttccttctcctatttttaaattattatgtgacaagatacacaaaaaaggatttaaaatattcgatttttttgaaaaaaaacatcttaaacttttttttgtctaacAATTATGAAGCAATTAAAGTAAATAGCGATGATGTCTATTCTTATGTGCCACACTTTATATTACGTACTGTATCCGTGTCTGTAAATCATTTGAAGAATGCTCACAAATTGAAAGAAATCATTTTAGCCGAACGGAATTTCGATTTAAGTGATTTTAGTAAAAATGTGATTCTTGCCCCGGCAGTGAactgcaaaaatataatgtccATATTTCTACTTTTGAAGAACAATTTAATTATGTGTGACAAAACGATGGAGAAGGATCTGTATGataagcaaaaaagcaacaacAATAAAGTTACGCAAAATGTGAGTGTTcatgcaaaaggaagaaactaCTTATATAGAGAcgtaattgaaaaaaattacagtgAACAGAACGGGAGTACTGAACAGAGCGCTGCACCTTCTACCACATATAGTGACGTTGCTAATGTATTTGTGAAGCTAAAATATACAATTGGTTCAGACAGCATCAGCGAAGATTCCTTGAAAGGTTTTTTATTCAACAAACTGAGAATCCACGTAAATAGGAAAAACACAGATGCGTTAATCACCACACTGagggatatatttttcacctacaacaatataatatatttaaattcgAGAGACTTTCTTAACATTTATGAAAAGCTCAGTTGTGTTTACGACAGCGTGTTAGCATTCCTAaccattatatttttcctcgAAAGTAGGAGAAACGTTAAAGAGGGTACCGCTGCTACCGTCACAGCCgctactgctactgctactgctaTGGATATCATTGCATTACCAGGTGGGCACCCCGTGGGTAGCGGCACAAAAGAAGTGAACTTTCACGAATACATTAGTATGTTGAAGGCCATGGACAAGGCATACTTTAAAGACATCCTAAATAGTCCTACTGTATGCAAACTTTTAAAGAAGtacgaaaattttattcatatgtGCCTATATTTtgatttaaataaaaagaaagtgGGCAACGTTACAACTCTTTTGGACGTGTCGAGGAAG TGTGACATTCGCGTGAGCACAGAAACGCTGATAGacgttttttccctgtaCTTCGAGAGAAAAATG AACGATTTAATATTCAAAGAGTTCGAATCATTTTCCCGATCTGGGGGGACAACAAATTTCGAACTGTATTACACTGTCATGAAGGCAGCGTTTTTCGAGG AAAACGCTAAAGTAGCCCTGAACGTCTTGAACGATGTGCTAAAATTATTTGACATAAGACGAGTTCCCTTAAACTTCTTTGAaggaattttattaattttgaaaaaaaagggaaatacaAAGATTTATATCAGTCCATTGACAGGCTACACAGGGAGCTAa
- a CDS encoding hypothetical protein (putative) has translation MGNTVPYNCYERWGKRTPDGPLLNYDPQTPKNGSLATLLENFNYESAEETYNRSAKKGNTPNQGYQGGGNPNSNVNMNNRSYNNNSNINSNANYNNTNHINPKVVRNARRRPTYSPTARKINLETEEEEEEEKLSTDNSDEHISAKDIKEEKIKQYRKTLTKVVKIKTAIFHETVKVTCSKDGKMLEWYKGKAEGDEKKKPIGSFSLNKITSVRTKVDNLKSLEIAVSSVNISTYLFIFKTREERESWQNNLESFRKIMSMK, from the exons ATGGGAAACACCGTTCCGTATAACTGCTACGAGCGGTGGGGGAAGAGAACCCCGGATGGACCCCTCTTAAACTACGATCCGCAGACG ccaaaaaatggaTCGCTAGCAACCTTGCTCGAAAACTTTAACTACGAATCGGCTGAAGAGACATACAACAGAAGTGCCAAAAAGGGCAACACACCAAACCAGGGTtaccagggggggggaaacccCAACAGCAACGTCAACATGAATAATAGAAGCTACAACAATAACTCAAACATTAACAGTAATGCGAACTATAACAACACAAATCACATAAATCCAAAGGTAGTAAGAAATGCGAGGAGGAGACCCACGTATTCACCAACGGCGAGGAAAATAAACTTGGAAacggaagaagaggaagaggaggagaaatTATCAACAGACAATTCAGATGAGCACATTTCAGCCAAAGAtataaaagaggaaaaaataaaacagtaCAGAAAAACGTTAacaaaagttgtaaaaataaaaacagcaATTTTTCACGAAACTGTTAAAGTTACTTGCTCAAAGGATGGGAAGATGTTGGAGTGGTACAAGGGAAAGGCAGAAGGagatgagaagaaaaaacccATTGGGTCATTTTctctaaataaaataacttcAGTACGAACCAAAGTAGACAACCTCAAGTCGCTAGAAATAGCAGTGAGTAGCGTTAATATAAGTAcctatttgtttattttcaaaaCCCGAGAAGAGAGGGAAAGCTGGCAGAATAACTTAGAGTCGTTTAGGAAAATTATGAGCATGAAGTAG
- a CDS encoding centrin (putative) — MNKYILSKERRSEIESIFNEFDKNKNGLDGKQLIYLLKSIGIYLNKDESAALLDECRIHGNLNLNNFYAIMQEFYYDENIGKLLLTSLQAHTRESAKTITIAKLKNLLMTLGKRLQKKETKKIHSNTGTGVRLTEDEVDAFLNVEFNANKNKDISFDDFIYK; from the exons ATGAATAAGTACATTTTGTCCAAAGAAAGG AGGTCGGAAATAGAGTCCATATTTAACGAATTTgataagaacaaaaatggattAGATGGGAAGcagttaatatatttactaaAATCGATTGGCATATACCTGAACAAAGACGAATCCGCGGCTTTATTGGACG AATGCAGGATACACGGTAAcctaaatttaaataatttctacGCCATTATGCAAGAATTTTACtatgatgaaaatattgGAAAATTGCTATTAACGTCACTGCAAGCTCATACAAGGGAAAGCGCTAAAACGATTACCATTGCGAagctaaaaaatttgttgatGACGTTGGGTAAGAGGCTACAA aaaaaggaaacaaaaaaaattcattccaATACAGGTACCGGTGTGAGGCTGACAGAAGATGAAGTAGACgcctttttaaatgtagAATTCAACGCGAATAAAAACAAGGACATATCATTTGATGATTTTATATACAAGTAA
- a CDS encoding hypothetical protein (putative) encodes MTKPSEKNDSRLFRKLLHEKLTKNEMDDAFFYCKQVIGIAAGILSGILRIKGIWGFLFFFIFQFLTSFALYNKKIDENHFMDNYSIATSNVFVGLSAFLVSWITINTLLI; translated from the exons atgaCAAAaccaagtgaaaaaaatgacagcaGATTATTTAGGAAGTTGCTCCACGAGAAATTGACAAAG aacgaaatggatgacgcttttttttattgtaagCAAGTGATAG GCATCGCAGCGGGGATACTATCTGGAATTTTGCGCATTAAAGGCATTTGGggatttctcttttttttcattttccagtTTCTCACTTCCTTCGCCttgtacaacaaaaaaatagatgAAAACCATTTTATGGACAATTATAGCATAGCAACGAGCAATGTATTTGTTGGGCTTTCTGCATTTCTG GTATCATGGATAACAATCAACACGTTGTTAATTTAA